From a single Pyruvatibacter sp. genomic region:
- a CDS encoding M23 family metallopeptidase, with protein MTRWERRSSGMSLKTEKVSQLAAKLAADARDISTDIAIKIEYILQRTPHGRTAVRSASVSSMAIAGGAVFGIGLLAAMPPLDADSAPRLADTRDGTSVLHVASIAPAPAAQAALLPLQMTPSSAAAAAEAPATPRAASPALTVTSGLRGSIAVDPVSDINAAFDAETLNTPDTELTAELLGPPAPILQTVSLEIESGDTIGGVLADLGIPPEDARAAANALAEHFSPRDLRIGQELEVELETTPVEVASIDEEDLGAPATSLVSFSLKADSERSLRVSYNAENSAFESQEIFRELTKRVVRAEGTIEGSLFGSASKLGVPNSIMVSFMKLYSYSVDFQREIRKGDTFEVYYTEFADEDGERVKSGDILFASLQTGKKPLALWRFEVPGEGVVDYFNEDGQSSKKFLMRTPIDGARISSGFGNRRHPILGYNKMHTGTDFAAPTGTPIYAAGNGTIVKAGWNGGFGKYVKIRHANGYETAYAHMSRISKGITPGARVTQGQTIGLVGSTGRSTGPHLHYEVHVRGKKVNPMAIRVPTGRKLEGKALSAFKASRDGLNAEMAQVEPLQPPVNTASAKTPNTDNSVE; from the coding sequence GTGACCCGATGGGAACGTCGCAGCAGCGGCATGTCGCTTAAAACTGAAAAAGTTTCGCAGCTCGCGGCAAAACTGGCCGCAGACGCGCGGGATATATCGACAGATATAGCGATCAAGATCGAATATATATTGCAGCGCACACCGCATGGGCGTACCGCCGTGCGCTCCGCGTCGGTGTCATCCATGGCCATCGCCGGGGGGGCTGTATTCGGTATCGGTCTGCTCGCAGCCATGCCCCCCCTGGACGCGGACAGTGCACCGCGCCTGGCAGACACCCGTGACGGCACGTCCGTTCTGCATGTGGCGAGCATCGCGCCCGCACCGGCAGCGCAGGCTGCCCTGCTGCCGTTGCAAATGACACCGTCGTCGGCGGCGGCGGCGGCCGAGGCACCAGCCACACCACGGGCTGCTTCACCGGCACTAACAGTCACATCAGGCCTGCGCGGCAGCATTGCCGTTGACCCTGTGAGCGACATCAACGCTGCATTCGACGCAGAAACCCTGAACACTCCGGACACGGAGCTTACCGCTGAGCTCCTTGGCCCGCCCGCTCCCATTCTCCAGACCGTGTCATTGGAGATTGAAAGCGGCGATACAATTGGCGGCGTTCTCGCCGACCTTGGCATTCCACCGGAAGACGCCCGCGCCGCCGCCAACGCCCTGGCGGAACATTTCAGCCCGCGAGACCTGCGGATTGGTCAGGAGCTTGAAGTCGAGCTTGAGACCACTCCCGTCGAAGTGGCATCCATCGATGAAGAAGATTTGGGCGCACCCGCCACGTCGCTAGTTTCCTTTTCACTCAAAGCCGACAGCGAACGCTCCCTTCGCGTCAGCTACAACGCCGAGAACAGCGCCTTTGAGTCGCAGGAAATATTCCGTGAACTGACAAAGCGCGTTGTGCGCGCCGAAGGCACCATCGAGGGCAGCCTGTTCGGCTCGGCTTCAAAGCTGGGCGTGCCCAACTCGATCATGGTCAGCTTCATGAAGCTCTATTCGTACTCGGTGGATTTCCAGCGCGAAATCCGCAAGGGCGATACGTTTGAGGTGTACTACACAGAGTTTGCGGACGAGGATGGCGAGCGCGTCAAGAGCGGCGACATTCTGTTTGCCTCCCTGCAGACCGGCAAAAAGCCGCTGGCCCTGTGGCGCTTTGAAGTGCCCGGCGAAGGCGTTGTTGATTACTTCAACGAGGACGGCCAGAGCTCCAAGAAGTTCCTGATGCGCACCCCCATTGATGGCGCGCGCATCTCGTCGGGCTTTGGCAACCGCCGCCACCCGATCCTTGGGTATAACAAGATGCACACGGGCACTGACTTTGCCGCCCCCACCGGCACGCCCATTTACGCAGCCGGCAACGGCACCATCGTCAAGGCTGGCTGGAACGGCGGCTTTGGCAAATACGTGAAAATCCGCCACGCCAACGGCTACGAAACCGCCTACGCCCACATGAGCCGCATTTCCAAGGGTATTACGCCCGGCGCGCGCGTGACCCAGGGCCAGACCATCGGCCTCGTTGGCTCCACCGGCCGCTCCACGGGTCCGCACCTGCATTACGAAGTGCACGTGCGCGGCAAGAAAGTGAACCCGATGGCCATCCGCGTGCCCACAGGCCGCAAACTGGAAGGCAAGGCCCTGTCCGCCTTCAAGGCAAGCCGCGACGGCCTGAACGCTGAAATGGCCCAGGTAGAACCGCTGCAGCCGCCGGTAAACACGGCCAGCGCCAAAACGCCGAACACGGACAATTCAGTCGAGTAG
- the clpB gene encoding ATP-dependent chaperone ClpB, which translates to MNLEIYTDRVKGFLQSAQGIAVREGHQQFKPEHMLKVLLDDAEGLAANLIRKAGGRPDVALQGAELALGKLPKVEGAGAGQLYMAPETARVFDTAEEISKKEGDSFVTAERVLLALVMATQTEAGRVLKEAGVTPNGLNAAIQDVRKGRTADSAGAEDQYDALKKYARDLTQVARDGKLDPVIGRDEEIRRTIQVLSRRTKNNPVLIGEPGVGKTAIAEGLALRIVNGDVPESLKDKSLLALDMGSLIAGAKYRGEFEERLKAVLNEVTGADGQIILFIDEMHTLVGAGKADGAMDASNLLKPALARGELHCIGATTLDEYRKHVEKDAALARRFQPVMVNEPTIEDTISILRGLKEKYELHHGVRITDSAIVAAAQLSDRYITERFLPDKAIDLVDEAASRLRMQVDSKPEELDELDRRVIQLKIEREALKKETDAASKDRLETLQKDLAELEQRSAELTARWQGEKEKLAGSQKLKEALDQARGDLEKVQRAGDLERASELAYGVIPELEKKLAEADGAEAGTMLDEEVTDEHVAGIVSRWTGIPVDKMLEGEREKLLQMEQVLANRVIGQKEAVAAVSRAVRRARAGLQDPNRPIGSFMFLGPTGVGKTELTKALAGFLFDDDSAIVRMDMSEYMEKHSVARLIGAPPGYVGYEEGGALTEAVRRRPYQVVLFDEIEKAHPDVFNVLLQVLDDGRLTDGQGRTVDFRNTLIIMTSNMGAEYLVAQADGEDSDAVRDQVMGSVRMHFRPEFLNRLDEIILFHRLGRAQMSGIVEIQMGGLMRLLAGRKITLDLSDDAREWLAEKGYDPAYGARPLKRVIQRALQDPLAELVLEGAIHDGETVTVEAGDGGLIINGHDMGADLSGLGSGLPTGVPGGDEPEGPVVH; encoded by the coding sequence ATGAATCTCGAAATCTATACGGATCGCGTGAAGGGCTTTTTGCAATCAGCGCAGGGCATTGCCGTGCGCGAGGGACACCAGCAATTCAAGCCCGAACACATGCTTAAAGTGCTGCTCGACGACGCCGAGGGGCTGGCAGCAAATCTCATCCGCAAAGCCGGAGGCCGCCCGGACGTGGCGCTTCAGGGGGCTGAGCTGGCGCTGGGTAAATTGCCCAAGGTTGAGGGCGCAGGCGCCGGGCAGCTTTACATGGCACCTGAAACGGCGCGGGTGTTCGACACCGCCGAAGAAATCTCCAAAAAAGAAGGCGACAGTTTTGTCACCGCAGAGCGGGTGTTGCTGGCGCTCGTCATGGCGACACAGACCGAGGCCGGGCGCGTATTGAAAGAGGCAGGCGTGACGCCCAACGGGCTGAACGCGGCCATTCAGGATGTGCGCAAGGGTCGCACCGCCGATAGTGCGGGTGCGGAAGATCAGTATGACGCGCTTAAAAAATATGCCCGCGACCTGACGCAGGTGGCGCGCGACGGCAAGCTGGACCCGGTCATTGGCCGCGACGAAGAAATCCGCCGCACCATTCAGGTTCTGTCACGCAGAACCAAAAACAATCCGGTACTGATAGGTGAACCCGGCGTAGGCAAAACCGCCATCGCGGAAGGGTTGGCGCTGCGCATTGTCAACGGCGATGTGCCTGAAAGCCTCAAGGACAAGAGCCTGCTGGCCCTCGACATGGGCTCGCTGATTGCCGGTGCCAAATATCGCGGTGAGTTTGAGGAGCGCCTCAAGGCAGTGCTCAACGAAGTGACCGGCGCCGATGGCCAGATCATTTTGTTCATCGACGAAATGCACACGCTGGTGGGCGCCGGCAAGGCGGATGGGGCAATGGATGCGTCCAACCTGCTCAAGCCCGCCTTGGCGCGCGGTGAACTGCACTGCATTGGCGCCACGACGCTGGACGAATATCGCAAGCACGTTGAAAAAGATGCAGCCCTTGCGCGCCGGTTCCAGCCGGTAATGGTCAACGAGCCGACGATTGAAGACACAATCTCGATCCTGCGTGGACTGAAGGAAAAGTACGAGTTGCATCATGGTGTCCGAATTACTGATTCGGCCATTGTGGCGGCGGCTCAACTTTCTGATCGCTACATCACGGAGCGGTTCCTGCCGGACAAGGCGATTGACCTTGTGGACGAAGCTGCAAGTCGGCTGCGGATGCAGGTGGATTCAAAGCCCGAAGAACTTGATGAGCTGGACCGCCGGGTCATTCAGCTCAAGATCGAGCGCGAGGCGCTGAAAAAAGAAACTGATGCAGCCTCCAAGGATCGCCTTGAGACGCTGCAAAAGGATCTGGCCGAGCTTGAACAGCGCTCCGCTGAACTCACGGCGCGCTGGCAGGGTGAGAAGGAAAAACTCGCAGGCTCCCAGAAGCTGAAGGAAGCGCTGGATCAGGCGCGCGGCGACCTCGAAAAGGTGCAGCGGGCGGGCGATCTTGAGCGCGCCAGTGAGCTTGCCTATGGGGTGATCCCGGAGCTTGAAAAGAAGCTGGCTGAAGCCGACGGCGCTGAGGCCGGCACCATGCTGGACGAGGAAGTGACCGACGAGCACGTGGCGGGCATCGTCTCGCGCTGGACCGGCATTCCCGTGGACAAGATGCTGGAAGGCGAGCGCGAAAAGCTGCTGCAGATGGAGCAGGTGCTGGCCAACCGTGTCATCGGCCAGAAGGAGGCTGTGGCTGCTGTGTCGCGCGCTGTGCGGCGTGCGCGGGCCGGCCTGCAGGACCCCAACCGGCCGATTGGCTCGTTCATGTTCCTGGGGCCAACCGGCGTCGGCAAGACCGAGCTGACCAAGGCACTGGCAGGCTTCCTGTTTGACGACGACAGCGCCATCGTTCGCATGGACATGTCGGAGTATATGGAGAAGCACTCGGTTGCCCGGTTGATTGGTGCCCCTCCCGGCTATGTGGGCTACGAGGAAGGCGGCGCGCTCACCGAAGCCGTCCGCAGGCGGCCTTATCAGGTGGTGCTGTTTGACGAGATCGAAAAGGCGCACCCGGACGTGTTCAACGTGCTGTTGCAGGTGCTTGATGATGGCCGCCTGACAGATGGCCAGGGCCGCACGGTGGATTTCCGCAACACACTCATCATCATGACGTCCAATATGGGCGCGGAATATCTGGTGGCGCAGGCGGATGGCGAAGACTCAGACGCTGTGCGTGACCAGGTGATGGGCTCGGTGCGGATGCATTTCAGGCCGGAGTTCCTCAACCGGCTGGATGAAATCATCCTGTTCCATCGTTTGGGCCGCGCGCAGATGTCCGGCATCGTTGAAATCCAGATGGGTGGCCTGATGCGCCTGCTGGCAGGCCGCAAGATCACGCTGGACCTGTCAGACGACGCCAGGGAATGGCTTGCCGAGAAAGGATATGATCCGGCCTACGGTGCACGTCCCTTGAAGCGCGTCATCCAGCGCGCTTTGCAGGACCCGCTGGCGGAGCTTGTGCTTGAAGGTGCGATCCATGACGGCGAAACGGTGACGGTGGAAGCCGGCGACGGCGGCCTCATCATCAACGGCCACGATATGGGCGCTGACCTGTCAGGCCTCGGCTCAGGCCTCCCCACGGGCGTGCCCGGCGGGGATGAGCCTGAGGGGCCGGTGGTGCACTAG
- a CDS encoding MOSC domain-containing protein — protein MSTAVVTALYRYPVKGLSPEKMDRVSLEAGQTMPWDRAFAIENGTQDFDPADPQYFPKTKFLMLMKNERLAALETSFDDASGVLTINRKGKQVARGDITSRIGRQLIEHFLTSYMADDLRGAPRIVTTHGIAADGFSFSDVPMKVLSLINLESVRDLERVTGQPVDPLRFRANVYIEGVPAWAELGWENKGLSLGNLAVKGVLRTQRCAATNVNPHTAQRDMNLPQALRVAYGHMDMGIYCEVSAPGDLATGDAVTLPA, from the coding sequence ATGTCCACAGCCGTCGTTACCGCCCTTTACCGCTATCCGGTGAAGGGCCTGTCGCCTGAAAAAATGGACCGGGTAAGCCTTGAGGCAGGCCAGACCATGCCGTGGGACCGCGCCTTTGCCATTGAAAACGGCACCCAGGATTTTGACCCGGCGGACCCGCAATATTTTCCAAAAACAAAGTTCCTGATGCTGATGAAGAACGAACGGCTGGCGGCGCTTGAAACATCATTCGATGATGCATCCGGCGTGCTGACCATCAACCGCAAGGGCAAGCAGGTAGCGCGCGGCGACATCACCAGCCGCATTGGCCGCCAACTCATCGAGCACTTTCTCACCAGCTATATGGCCGACGATCTGCGCGGCGCGCCCCGCATTGTGACCACACACGGGATTGCAGCAGACGGGTTTTCGTTTTCAGACGTGCCGATGAAAGTGCTGTCGCTGATCAATCTTGAAAGCGTGCGTGACCTTGAGCGTGTCACCGGCCAGCCCGTGGACCCGCTGCGGTTTCGCGCCAATGTGTATATTGAAGGCGTGCCCGCCTGGGCTGAGCTTGGATGGGAGAACAAGGGGCTTTCTCTCGGCAATCTCGCCGTCAAAGGCGTGCTGCGCACGCAGCGCTGCGCCGCCACAAACGTGAACCCGCACACAGCGCAGCGCGACATGAACCTGCCGCAGGCGCTGCGTGTGGCCTACGGGCACATGGATATGGGCATCTATTGCGAGGTGAGTGCGCCCGGCGATCTGGCCACCGGCGACGCCGTGACCCTACCTGCCTGA
- a CDS encoding DUF4167 domain-containing protein, which yields MANKPNRSRSRGRKPGNNTNRSYESNGPDVKIRGNASHISEKYQQLARDASVSGDRIGAENYLQHAEHYYRLMLATQQQNQEQREQRDQQQGRHGGDDQDGNNQPQTGGANSNGGASGGANVGANGGDADETRDGGRDRDGGNRRRGRRRRDTVSENGGENADGNTAPSASQSGGNDTNSGADADTDTAEASTPDKSDKPRRKPAEPKAEVVADAGGDDSVAEPA from the coding sequence GTGGCGAACAAACCCAACAGATCACGCAGCCGCGGGCGCAAGCCGGGCAACAACACCAATCGCTCTTACGAGAGCAACGGGCCGGACGTGAAAATCCGCGGCAACGCCTCGCATATCAGCGAGAAATATCAGCAGCTTGCGCGCGACGCCTCCGTGAGTGGTGACCGGATTGGCGCTGAAAATTATCTGCAGCACGCAGAGCACTATTACCGGCTGATGCTGGCAACCCAGCAGCAAAACCAGGAACAGCGCGAGCAACGCGACCAGCAGCAGGGCCGTCATGGCGGCGATGATCAGGACGGTAACAATCAGCCCCAGACCGGCGGCGCCAATTCCAACGGGGGTGCCAGTGGAGGTGCCAACGTGGGCGCTAATGGCGGTGACGCAGACGAAACCCGTGACGGCGGACGCGACCGCGATGGTGGTAATCGCCGCCGAGGCCGCAGACGTCGTGACACCGTAAGCGAGAATGGGGGCGAAAACGCTGACGGTAATACGGCCCCTTCAGCCTCTCAGTCCGGTGGGAATGACACCAATAGCGGCGCCGACGCCGACACGGACACCGCTGAGGCCAGTACGCCGGATAAGAGCGACAAGCCCCGGCGCAAGCCTGCTGAACCGAAGGCTGAGGTGGTTGCCGACGCTGGCGGAGACGATAGCGTTGCCGAGCCAGCCTAG
- the prmC gene encoding peptide chain release factor N(5)-glutamine methyltransferase, producing the protein MTQTSAPLCIDAALKYGREVLAKAGVASAALDARVLLGAATGLSAEHLILRGDAALDAEAGTTFRRFVDARACGKPVSRIVGYREFWGLSLRVTSDTLDPRPDTETLVNAVVARAGHEMRPYIRDLGTGSGAILLALLTALPAARGLGSDLSFGAVTTARANAQAVGLSDRASFLMSDWGLVPARLADIVVSNPPYIARGELPGLMREVRAHDPVRALDGGRDGLEPYRRIAGQVPLIARPGALLAFEIGPAQARDVTAILAAAGASIRGRGLGVVRDLAGRPRVVVARAGR; encoded by the coding sequence GTGACGCAGACATCTGCCCCCCTTTGCATTGATGCCGCCCTGAAATATGGGCGTGAGGTGTTGGCGAAGGCGGGCGTTGCGTCTGCCGCGTTGGATGCGCGGGTACTTCTGGGCGCAGCGACAGGGCTTTCTGCCGAACACCTGATTTTGCGGGGTGACGCCGCGTTGGATGCCGAAGCGGGCACGACGTTCCGGCGGTTTGTGGATGCGCGCGCGTGCGGCAAGCCGGTATCGCGCATTGTGGGATACCGCGAGTTCTGGGGCCTGTCGCTTCGTGTGACATCGGACACACTTGATCCGCGCCCCGACACCGAGACGCTGGTGAACGCCGTTGTGGCACGCGCCGGCCATGAAATGCGGCCCTATATTCGTGACCTTGGCACCGGCAGCGGAGCGATTTTGCTGGCGCTGCTTACAGCACTGCCTGCGGCACGCGGACTAGGGTCTGATCTGTCGTTTGGTGCGGTCACGACAGCACGGGCCAATGCGCAGGCTGTGGGCCTGTCAGACCGGGCGTCATTTTTGATGTCGGACTGGGGGCTGGTCCCTGCGCGGTTGGCCGATATCGTGGTTTCAAACCCGCCTTACATTGCGCGCGGTGAGTTGCCGGGGCTGATGCGTGAGGTACGCGCGCATGACCCGGTACGGGCTTTGGACGGCGGCAGGGACGGGCTTGAGCCCTATCGCCGTATCGCCGGTCAGGTGCCGTTGATCGCCAGACCCGGCGCGCTGCTGGCATTCGAGATCGGCCCGGCGCAGGCAAGGGATGTGACCGCAATTCTGGCCGCTGCGGGGGCGAGTATCAGGGGCCGCGGGCTGGGCGTTGTGCGCGACCTTGCCGGGCGCCCCCGTGTGGTGGTGGCGCGCGCCGGGCGTTAG
- the prfA gene encoding peptide chain release factor 1, with amino-acid sequence MLSEQKIDQILARQADLEARMSDNPDPEAYVALSKEFAEIAPIVAAVNRLRDARTEADDLKQMLADKSLDADMRAMARDELKVLDESLPEIEHDISLLLLPKDEADDRDAILEVRAGTGGDEAALFAGSLFRMYQRYAELHKWKMEIISVSDGEVGGYKEIIAGISGQGVFSRLKFESGVHRVQRVPETEGSGRIHTSAATVAVLPEAEEVDVQIEEKDLRIDVFRASGPGGQSVNTTDSAVRITHIPTGIVVSQQDEKSQHKNRAKGMKILRARIFDAQRAKVDAERAEARRGQVGTGDRSERIRTYNFPQGRVTDHRINLTLYKLDQVIAGDALDEVIDALISEDQAARLAAVNAPDAA; translated from the coding sequence ATGCTCTCCGAGCAAAAAATCGATCAGATCCTCGCCCGTCAGGCCGACCTTGAAGCCAGGATGTCAGATAATCCTGACCCCGAAGCCTATGTGGCTTTGTCGAAGGAGTTTGCCGAAATTGCGCCCATTGTCGCAGCGGTAAACCGCCTGCGCGACGCGCGCACAGAGGCGGATGACCTCAAACAGATGTTGGCCGACAAGAGCCTTGACGCCGACATGCGCGCGATGGCCCGCGATGAACTCAAGGTGCTGGACGAGAGTCTGCCGGAGATCGAGCACGATATTTCGCTGTTGCTGCTGCCCAAGGACGAAGCCGACGATCGCGACGCCATTTTGGAAGTGCGCGCGGGCACCGGCGGCGACGAGGCGGCATTGTTTGCCGGCAGCCTGTTTCGCATGTACCAGCGCTACGCCGAACTGCACAAATGGAAGATGGAAATCATCTCGGTCTCGGACGGCGAAGTGGGCGGTTACAAGGAAATCATCGCCGGCATCAGCGGGCAGGGTGTGTTTTCGCGGCTGAAGTTTGAATCCGGCGTGCATCGCGTGCAGAGGGTGCCGGAAACCGAAGGCTCCGGCCGTATTCATACGTCAGCCGCCACCGTGGCCGTGTTGCCTGAGGCTGAGGAAGTGGATGTACAGATTGAAGAAAAAGATCTGCGCATTGATGTGTTTCGCGCGTCCGGCCCTGGCGGACAGTCAGTGAACACCACCGACAGTGCGGTGCGGATCACGCATATTCCAACCGGCATCGTTGTGTCGCAGCAGGACGAAAAATCCCAGCACAAAAACCGCGCCAAAGGCATGAAAATCCTCCGTGCCCGGATTTTTGACGCCCAGCGCGCCAAGGTGGATGCAGAGCGCGCGGAAGCGCGCCGTGGGCAGGTGGGGACAGGCGACAGGTCTGAACGCATCCGCACCTACAATTTCCCTCAGGGCCGGGTGACAGACCATCGCATCAACCTGACGCTTTACAAGCTGGATCAGGTGATTGCCGGCGATGCACTGGACGAGGTGATCGACGCGCTCATCAGTGAAGATCAGGCGGCGCGGCTTGCAGCGGTCAACGCGCCGGATGCTGCGTGA
- a CDS encoding RodZ domain-containing protein: MGKVTKLNLENADVSGHRRLHLRDIQDDNPEPRGTVGAQMHAARLALGEDISDVASQLRIRRDQIEAIEGGHFDKMPGRAYSIGFVRSYAEYLGLDEAEMVTAFKAEFDAAAMPGTQLNFPDVEDEARVPRGAVIVIVVLVIAALYGVWMLTVSADRMVEERATTAPSVVPTTRVPIVQPGSVQPGSVQPAGVQSGGAAVARPETRAETRLETPRETPAEDARDRITAQTGGEAGEVAQAPAAQAEEVVTEQTEQDVPAETASPLAGTIGAATPPEPADVAASQEIVAPAPAPANPIDQVSPLETGPERAWEGFVYGQQNHDSRIFIRANAQTWVRIEDADGNVLLSRTLRAGESYRAPNRPGMVLATRNAGGLQLFVDGKPAGAAGSAGQVLTDLPLDPAALSGQ, from the coding sequence ATGGGCAAAGTGACCAAACTCAATCTGGAAAATGCAGATGTCAGCGGCCATCGTCGTCTGCATCTGCGTGATATTCAGGACGACAATCCCGAGCCGCGCGGCACTGTTGGTGCCCAGATGCACGCTGCCCGTCTGGCGCTTGGTGAAGATATTTCCGATGTCGCCAGCCAGTTGCGCATTCGCCGCGATCAGATTGAAGCCATTGAAGGCGGCCACTTCGACAAAATGCCTGGCCGGGCTTATTCCATCGGCTTTGTTCGGTCGTATGCTGAATATCTGGGTCTGGACGAAGCCGAGATGGTCACAGCCTTCAAGGCTGAGTTTGATGCTGCGGCCATGCCCGGCACACAGCTTAATTTTCCTGATGTTGAGGATGAAGCCCGCGTGCCGCGCGGTGCTGTCATTGTTATTGTCGTGCTTGTCATCGCAGCGCTTTATGGCGTCTGGATGCTGACGGTATCGGCTGACCGCATGGTGGAAGAGCGCGCGACCACCGCTCCGTCCGTAGTGCCAACCACGCGTGTGCCCATAGTACAGCCAGGCAGTGTACAGCCAGGCAGTGTACAGCCAGCCGGTGTGCAGTCAGGTGGTGCAGCCGTCGCCCGACCTGAAACACGGGCTGAAACACGGCTGGAAACGCCGCGAGAAACGCCGGCAGAAGATGCTCGTGACCGGATTACCGCGCAGACAGGTGGTGAGGCCGGTGAAGTTGCACAGGCACCAGCGGCTCAGGCCGAAGAAGTCGTCACGGAACAAACAGAACAAGATGTGCCTGCTGAAACTGCAAGCCCTCTGGCCGGGACCATTGGCGCTGCCACGCCGCCAGAGCCTGCCGATGTGGCTGCGTCGCAGGAGATTGTCGCTCCTGCTCCCGCTCCAGCCAACCCGATCGATCAGGTATCTCCCCTTGAGACAGGCCCGGAACGGGCATGGGAAGGGTTTGTGTATGGCCAGCAAAACCACGACTCGCGGATCTTCATTCGCGCCAACGCACAAACCTGGGTCCGCATCGAGGACGCCGACGGCAATGTCCTGCTGTCACGCACACTGAGGGCGGGAGAGAGCTATCGTGCGCCGAACCGTCCGGGCATGGTGCTGGCCACGCGCAATGCCGGCGGGTTGCAGTTGTTTGTCGATGGCAAGCCCGCCGGTGCTGCGGGCAGTGCCGGGCAGGTGCTGACCGACCTTCCACTTGATCCCGCAGCACTTTCCGGGCAGTAG